TGTAATCATTTGAACATGTACGTTGATGTTGAATGGATGTAATATTTGTGAAATACAATATGAAATACTATGCATATCAGATCGACATATAAATGGATGTAATATGTGTGTTCACCCTTTGGTAAGCGTGTATTCTGATTtggttttcaaatttgatttcaaattcaaattcaaaatcaaatatgCTTTTTTTTATTCTCTAAAAtcttaacagaggcggtcatgTTAAAGTCGTCCGCCTCAGTTAAaagtattaaccgaggcggtcatgtTAAAGGAACCGCCTCCGTTAATGTATCGCTTGTTTTAAATAGACTGTCTGACAGCCTCCGTAAACGCCTCCATTAACCATGACAATGGTTCCGAGGCGGTTGGGCTGCCCGCCTCGGAAAAACCATTTTGTCTGCCTCCAAAAAGAATTCTATAGTAGTTTTAGTTAAAACTAGTCTGAATTAGAACCATAAAATTTTGATCGAAGATAAAGTGTTGCTGAAGATGCTACCAGCGAGAATTTATGAGTTGCATCAATGGTACATGAAGCAATCTGAAGATGGACTTGTAATATTCCCAGCTCGAGTTCACTACTAGAATACCCCCTTGTAGATACAGCCTTTTTGGAGTTTGACATCCTATATTGCATCTCTATGGCTCTGTAGACACTAGAAGCATCTTGGTATGGACTGTGTTAGGTTTTGTAGAGATGTTTTCTTGAATAGTATCTATATAAGCAAGAGACGATTTATGGACACGTTAGATGCATATCAACACACATTGATACATCTTCATAGACAGAGAATAAACGTTTCTAATAGTGCAGATACGTAGTATAGTAATGCTTCATTGTGTGTGAACAGTTATAGAGATTGTAGACACAATTATATTACATGTCTACTAACATGGAGACGATTTACTTGATACATTTTTACGGCACATCTTACACGTTGGAATGCGTGGCAAGTGACGTGGTGGGTGGTgatgaaagtgcatctaggcccctaatgtgttttggtgagttgaatGACAAcgtgattaaaggactaacatGTGTGTTAAAGAAATGTTGAGCAGGAATTTATTTGTAAATAAAATTATGAATTGGCTCATGGAATATGCAATCAAATAAAGAGCTTATATTTATGAATGTCAAGCAAAGtgtgaagaaaaatagaaataagTGTTCATGCATGACAATATGATCGTTTCTACCTATGGCTTGGCACATATGAGAAGTGAACAATCAAAATCGTGATTTGAAAGCAAGACAAGCATATGAATTACATGATTGATCTTATTGGAAGCTTGAAATATAGAATACTACTTAGAAATCAAGATCAAGCAATCAAGAGAAATTCCAAatggaattcattgttgatgtgcaaagcttAACTCATTGTGGCAAAGGTAAGTGTTGAAGAAACTAACCAAGATGACTAGAGGgagggactaagcaagctttggtTAAGCGACGGCTTGAGACCATGTGCGAATTGCTAAGCTGAAGTGGCTAGTATCCGTAGGATTTTTGAATTATCATACCTAAGCCTAAGCCTTACAGAGGGAAGCAATGCAAATGCATCAAATATATTGTGATTGATTTTGGAGTGACTTATGGATCCAAATACAACATTACCATGAATGAAGGGAACATTCGAAGTCACTAGCTCAACATGGAAATGCTCAAGAAGATATGCATGTTGGAATCCCAAGTTCAAGAAAGTTAAAGTATGGCAACATTGAAGCAATTCAAAGCTCTAGTGATAAAATGGAGATTCActttaatcttgagtataggtacaccatactatcaagagggatgcaacattggTTGATAGACAACACTCAAAGTGCTCATAGGTTACCcatgtgagaagctttgagagaagCCCCTGTTTACTAATTTTGAGTAACCTGGTGACCAAGTTTTGGCTTGGTGGACAAGGTGGAGCAATCTGTCTGGGTGTGGGTCTTCTCTGGCTCAGACTGGCCTGATCGGTCTGGGGACCGGTTTGATCAGTCTAggggatcggtctgaccggttcgggtACTAACGGCTAGTTTATTCAAATAGACCAGTCTAGGGACCAGTCTGATCGGTCTGTGTTGATagatccaacggctagttttagaaggttgggtatttataccccttggcCCTCTCTTTTGAGGGCGCTGGTTCTTCTGCATCTCTTAGCTTTCTAAAGCCATTCTCTTGACCAGCAAGCTCTCtccaacactctttgtgagttgtgctaactaGATTGCAAATCCTTTGTTGGGTTGAGAGAGATTGAGTGTGTGCAAGCAACCTGAGAGCAAATCCATAGCTTGAGCACCTGTGTTTGAAGTCAAAGCAACTCACAAAAGTATTTGTTACTATTGGAGGCTTGCCTCCTAGACAGCTAGCTACCAacgtgtggtgagcagcggccaGATTGTGAGGGTTGTGATCTAGCCCCTTTTGTTGGAAAGGATGATCTAGTGGAAGCGAGGATCGTGGTTGAAAGAGACCTGGTCTATTGGAACAGAGTTGAAAAAGACTCATATTCCAATAGGCACCTCAACGGAGATTAGGATTCACACaatggtgaatctgaacttcagtAAAACAAATCCTCATGTCTACTATTGGTTTGCCTCTCTTGTTGTTCTCTAGCTTTTTACTTGTGCTTCCACTTCGAACTACTTGGGTGTGTCTTTTGTGTGTGTGCAGGGACTTCAAAATACTTGAAATCATCTATAGAGGCTCTACACCACGTTTGGTTTGTGCTAGTGCTCGAGGAGGTTAGTTCTTCaggttttagtgtgttttctACTTGTGACCGGTCTGTCTAACCAATCTGATTGGTCTATGTGCTGAGAGTTGCAATTAAGGTTGTAATTTGCAAaaatgcctattcaccccccagGTGACATCAAGGTCCTTTCAGGTGACGTGACGGGTGACATGGCAAGTGATGTGTTCAATAgtaatatttttatttcatgACTAAAAATATAGACATGTTGTATAGAAACATGTTTTGTATCAACAAATGTAGAGACAATTCTATGTACAAATATATTATGATTATTGTTGAAGCTAGATATGACCCATTTTGAGCCTTATTCGAGCCGAAAACCATAAGAATTAACATTTCATGCTCGCATATTTACCCAAAATAGTGCCGAAACCAAATGTCCCTTGGAAAATATTGCATTGCTGGGAAATGAATAGAAATGCAGGCAAAACATGCTCTAGGATCCAAGGCGCAAAATGTCAACCAATCAGAATGCGCCATCCAGcctcacatggatcaaagggcccaccagagcaagcaAACAAACTTAGGATAGCTTGGTGCACGGACAACCGACCTTGGGACCCACCTGCCAGTCACACTACCAAAGGTGGTGGGCAAAGGAGGTGGCCCTGGTTCAGCGGACCCCATGGTTTGGCCGAATAAGGGGTGGGCCCATTCGCCTCCATCTTCCATGTGGCGGCCTGTGGTGCACTCTAGAAGGCGGTTGCTGGTGCCCCAAGTTTCTTCACCGACTGAGCACCCGTGGTACACCTCTATCAATACTAGAGGGGGGCTCCAAATGAGGACACACTTCACACTTGCACATTTGCACTCTCCTCTCCCATTCCGAGCTCTAGGCTCATTATAGAGGATTAGCGCTGCCTTGGTAGTGCatagaaaatagggagagagtgaggtggAGTCGGGGAGGTGCCCAGTTTGTCGGCACTGGCACTCTCCGCTAGCTTGTACCTTAACGGATGCTTAGCAATCATAGTAAGTCTTCGTGACTTCGATTTGCTTTAGTTTCTTAGTTAAGTTAATACTTGTCCCCTGGTTGTTTATGGAACCATTGTTCACTAGTTTAGTGGATGCTCTAGAGTAAGACTCTTGATAGAGATAGATGTTCTTGTATacctctagagttagtaaaaGACAGTGTAGATGTGGTGTTCAGACTATACTTTACTTTTTGTTGTTGTATAGCCAATGGTTTGTATGAGGTAGgtgacaggtggtgacagccctatcaaTCCTCCACGTCTGGGTATATCGCAGAAGTCGTATTACCTGATAGCTGCCTGGTCTTATCTAGGAGAAGCTGGTAACCCGGAGTAAATAACTTAGTTAGCTCTAGCTTACCTTAGATTTTGAGCTTTAGAAATCGTCTCTACCCCTTTCCTCTTCGATAGTATGGTGTCCTCGGATGAATTTGAACCTTGGATAATATACTCACGTTCCTCTATGGATACGATACCGTAGAATACTCCTAGGTGAAAACATTAATGGTATCTGTGCGATTGCGAATTTATTTGTAACGCTAAAAAATACCAACAAGTTTTCTAGTGTTGTGGCCATGGAATGATAGCTATATTATCTTTGAACCAAGTTCATCCTTGTATCGTTTTCATTTTTCTTGATTCTACCTCTATACCCGCTACCCAAggagcagctatcctttccacAGTTCTCTACCCTAAAGGGCGAGTTCCCTGAGCCATCATTATCTTCCTCATCTAGCCATGAACTCGgccctggctttatagccatggttcggaatCAACCCTTCTCCAGAGCAATTAATGAAGATCCTTTTGATCATTTGGAAGAATTTGAGAAACTGTTTTCGTGCTTGGTAGTCCTAGGCATGACAGAGGgtggagcaatggtacacccgcacgataggcagtatgagcggtgattgggaagaacttcgagatgAGTTTGGTTACTCATTCTCTCTCACCGaacgcatagactccctaccAATTGACACCCTTGGCTTTGAGCAATtagaggagtccataggtgcagcatgtGCTAGATTCTTACAccttttggcatctatcccAAATTTTTCTATACCTGAGGATGTATCATTGAACATCTTTTACTCATGTTTAGACATGAAATCTTCAATAGACCTCGACGTCGCCACCGAAGGTTCGTTTGCACACACAACTCCGATGATCATGAAGTCTTGTTCTCAGTCTTGCATCAAAAAAACATCTTTATGTTCCTATGGACAATTGTTTGATACGCTTTACAACGTGTTTACATGCTACTCACATTTGACAACATGTCTAAATTTGTATCAACTGGACACGTTTCTACAATTATGTCAAAAAGCATCTTTACATGGATATagacaaatgtctgatacacTTTACAATGTGTCTATATGTTAACGACTCTTAGAAGTTTGTCTAactccatgtcattttgagacAATTTCAAATATCATGTTAAGAAATGTCTTTATAACACTATGTCACTATTGATGCTATAAGCGTGTTTAATAATGTAACAATTTGACATGTTCTCGAAAACATTTCATGAAACATATTTACGAGCCGACGTAGAGACACTTTAAAGTGGTGTTACTACTGCAGCGTATCTACAGGGTGGTTCTTCTAGTAGTGGAAGCATTATTAGCATCCAGGTGAAGGTAGTATGTCATAAGCCACAAGATAGTAGTCAACTCACCACCATTGCTGAGCTTCTTGGCATGAGACTCCCTGCTGCATCTATTGGCCGCATACACAAGAAAGTCCATCCATACATCAAGGAGAAGTTGCAACATGAACGCCCTTCCTTTCTCCTTCATCTTATCATGTAGTTTTTCTGCAACCCTATAGGAAAAATAGAGGCGAGGCATATCAAGGTTGAGTGGTGGCTCCTTCTCAGACAGGATGTTGGCAAGCTCGTCTACATGCATCAATCGATCGGGGTCATCACGCAGGCTGAAGAATTCCTTAAGTTTCATGCATGTACCCCTTTTTTCACGGTCAGGACTGCTCTCTCGTATGTTGACCAGATTCTCACAGGTTTTCTGGTACAACATGCTCTGAGCAAGGCCAGGTAGCATGTAGGGGCGGTCAACCAGGAGGAAAATCATGTAGTTGGACAGCGTCCTAATAGCCTTCACCATGTCTGCTGCACCATCGGCATCGTCTCCTCTGCTCTTGGCGATGAAAACATCTGTAGCAATGTGCCAAATGATGATGCCCTCTTGGAACTCAGCTCCAAGGTAATTGTTGCCTCGTTCTTTGAGAGATTTGTACAGCGATACAATATCGTCCTGCTTCTGTCTCTCAAACGCCTCTTGACCCCAATTCTTTCTTATCACCCCCTGCATGTTCAATCCCCCCCTTGTAGTTAGGTGCTTAATATACTCGAACAGCTGGTGCTTCAGGTATTCCGAAAATTCGACGCTCCCTGAACCATAGTACCTGATCCACAAGTCATGGTACCCTAGCATCCTGGCAATTCTGCCCAGCAGTGGTTGGTAGGCTCTGTTGTGGGGTCTACAAACATTCAGCAGATCGTATTGCCCAATCTTGCCGGACCACCTTCGTGCCGATCTGCTGTTCCTGCCTCTTCCTGTGATCGCCTTGAGATGCCAACGAAGTCGATCCCACCTGCCACTGCAGAGAGCTGCGTCCCGGAGCCATGTCCATTGTGTTTTGCACAAGAAGGCATATGTCCAGCTTGATCCTAGCGCTCTCAATAGTGACATCATCTCCAAGAGTAAGGCCCCGGCCAGTAAGGTATAC
This sequence is a window from Panicum virgatum strain AP13 chromosome 7K, P.virgatum_v5, whole genome shotgun sequence. Protein-coding genes within it:
- the LOC120639866 gene encoding uncharacterized protein LOC120639866, which translates into the protein MAMAPLDLWNEWATQILVLLSLSLQVVLLLLAGIRRREASPMPKFILWLAYQLADSTAIYAVGHLSLCGVPVKHQLVVAFWAPFLLLHLGGPDNITAYALEDSKLWLRHLQNLVVQVLGAAYVLYKYVPRSDSFIFLAAILMFAVGVVKYAERTWALKHSNMGSIRSSLHKERVGIYHHLHPRDYGSMVDDNEGDEFSVRRAHSMFHLCKRAIVDFWEVSVEKDPAENQSSWEENHNLVVNLDIKKEKLNYKSMWVLMEMELSLMYDLQYTKAGVIHTWSGYGIRVASSLTAAASILLFSFSSKDGQSRVDVAVSYTLLAGALLLEMMSLLRALGSSWTYAFLCKTQWTWLRDAALCSGRWDRLRWHLKAITGRGRNSRSARRWSGKIGQYDLLNVCRPHNRAYQPLLGRIARMLGYHDLWIRYYGSGSVEFSEYLKHQLFEYIKHLTTRGGLNMQGVIRKNWGQEAFERQKQDDIVSLYKSLKERGNNYLGAEFQEGIIIWHIATDVFIAKSRGDDADGAADMVKAIRTLSNYMIFLLVDRPYMLPGLAQSMLYQKTCENLVNIRESSPDREKRGTCMKLKEFFSLRDDPDRLMHVDELANILSEKEPPLNLDMPRLYFSYRVAEKLHDKMKEKGRAFMLQLLLDVWMDFLVYAANRCSRESHAKKLSNGGELTTILWLMTYYLHLDANNASTTRRTTL